A window of the Mus pahari chromosome 1, PAHARI_EIJ_v1.1, whole genome shotgun sequence genome harbors these coding sequences:
- the LOC110337488 gene encoding olfactory receptor 51G2-like has protein sequence MEITNSSWFQPPTLLLTGIPGLEDVQIWFCIPLCVMYLIALLGNCTILFVIKTTSSLHEPQYIFLSMLAATDVGLSVSTLPTVLNVFLLNHRDIEFHSCLTQMFFIHTFSSMESAILLAMAFDRFVAIRNPLHYTVVLTPTRIIKIGLAAVVRGVMLMAPLPILLKRLPFCKGVILSHCYCYHPDIMKLACGPVRVNIIYGLSLVLCSFGVDSVFIVISYILILKTVLGIASGDGKLKALNTCVSHIFTVFIFYVPLIVLAVIHRFGTFASPLLHVTMANLFLFSTPVLNPLVYSLKTKQIRSAVCKIFKVWGNLRK, from the coding sequence ATGGAAATTACAAACAGTAGCTGGTTCCAGCCACCTACCCTTCTTCTAACAGGCATCCCTGGACTAGAAGATGTGCAGATATGGTTCTGCATTCCACTATGTGTCATGTACCTAATTGCCCTCCTAGGAAACTGCACCATCCTCTTTGTTATCAAAACCACCTCCAGCCTTCATGAGCCTCAATACATATTCCTATCTATGTTGGCAGCTACAGATGTTGGTCTCTCTGTATCAACTCTGCCAACAGTACTAAATGTCTTCCTCCTGAATCACAGAGATATTGAGTTCCACTCTTGCTTGACACAGATGTTCTTTATTCATACCTTTTCTTCCATGGAGTCAGCCATCCTACTGGCCATGGCTTTTGATCGGTTTGTTGCTATTCGTAATCCATTGCACTATACTGTAGTTTTAACCCCCACTCGGATTATTAAGATAGGACTTGCAGCTGTTGTTAGGGGTGTGATGTTAATGGCCCCCTTGCCAATCCTGCTCAAGAGGTTGCCCTTCTGTAAGGGTGTCATACTGTCCCATTGTTACTGCTACCATCCAGACATCATGAAGCTGGCCTGTGGTCCTGTCAGGGTCAACATCATCTATGGATTGTCTCTAGTCCTCTGTTCGTTTGGAGTTGACTCTGTATTTATTGTCATCTCTTACATCTTGATTTTGAAAACAGTGCTGGGTATTGCCTCAGGAGATGGTAAGCTCAAGGCACTCAATACCTGTGTCTCCCACATATTTactgtctttatattttatgtcCCACTCATTGTTCTGGCTGTAATTCACAGGTTTGGTACATTTGCATCTCCTCTTCTCCATGTCACCATGGccaatctttttctcttctcGACTCCTGTTCTAAACCCCTTGGTTTACAGcttaaaaaccaaacagataAGGTCTGcagtatgtaaaatatttaaagtctgGGGAAACTTGCGCAAATAA